One region of Pirellulales bacterium genomic DNA includes:
- a CDS encoding Tm-1-like ATP-binding domain-containing protein, with protein sequence MSVYLLATLDTKGREAEFLRQRLRACGARVTLVDTGALGSPACAADISREELFHAGGARLEEIVAQADRGQAVAAAAVSAAKLLREHHVAGKITGVLAIGGSAGSTIGSAAMRVLPLGVPKLLVSTLASGQVRHYVGDKDILMLNAVVDISGLNRISRTILDEAARAMAGMVCMPAAKQNIDDKPLVAATMFGVTTPCVEKARQVLEAAGYEVLVFHATGAGGQAMESLVADGLIAGVLDITTTELADEFAGGMLTAGPDRLTAAGRAGVPQVISVGATDMANFHARETVPERFSGRKFYQHNANVTLMRTTAEENERIGADIGRKAAAARGPTVIMLPEQGVSAIDRAGQPFDDPAARATLFDAIRRNAGTTEVVSLDDHINDPEFAEAAATRLITMMKLRSQNRS encoded by the coding sequence ATGAGCGTCTACCTGCTCGCCACGCTCGACACGAAGGGACGCGAGGCGGAATTCCTCCGCCAGCGGCTGCGCGCCTGCGGAGCGCGTGTGACTCTGGTTGACACCGGGGCGTTGGGTTCGCCCGCCTGCGCCGCTGATATTTCTCGCGAAGAGTTATTTCATGCGGGCGGCGCGCGGCTCGAAGAAATCGTTGCCCAGGCCGACCGTGGTCAGGCCGTGGCAGCCGCGGCCGTTAGTGCGGCAAAGCTGCTGCGCGAACATCATGTAGCGGGAAAGATAACAGGCGTGCTGGCCATCGGTGGATCGGCCGGCAGCACGATCGGCTCGGCAGCGATGCGAGTTCTACCGCTCGGCGTACCTAAGTTGCTCGTCAGCACGTTGGCCTCAGGCCAGGTGCGACATTACGTCGGCGACAAAGATATCTTGATGCTCAACGCGGTCGTCGATATTTCAGGATTGAATCGGATCAGCCGCACGATTCTCGATGAAGCGGCCCGCGCGATGGCCGGCATGGTTTGCATGCCGGCGGCCAAGCAGAACATCGATGACAAACCGCTCGTGGCCGCCACGATGTTCGGCGTTACGACGCCCTGCGTTGAGAAAGCACGCCAGGTGCTAGAAGCTGCCGGATACGAGGTCCTGGTGTTTCACGCCACCGGCGCCGGCGGACAAGCGATGGAATCACTCGTGGCCGACGGCCTAATCGCTGGCGTCCTTGACATTACAACCACTGAGTTGGCCGATGAATTTGCCGGCGGAATGCTCACAGCTGGTCCTGATCGATTGACTGCGGCAGGTCGCGCCGGCGTACCGCAGGTGATCTCGGTTGGCGCGACCGACATGGCGAACTTTCACGCTCGCGAAACGGTGCCGGAGCGATTCTCTGGACGGAAATTCTATCAGCACAATGCCAACGTGACGCTGATGCGCACGACAGCGGAAGAGAACGAGCGTATCGGCGCCGACATTGGTCGCAAAGCGGCCGCTGCCCGCGGTCCGACCGTTATCATGCTGCCGGAGCAAGGTGTCTCGGCCATTGATCGGGCTGGACAGCCATTCGATGACCCAGCAGCACGTGCAACACTCTTCGACGCCATCCGCCGCAATGCCGGCACGACCGAAGTTGTCTCGCTCGACGACCACATCAACGATCCTGAATTCGCCGAAGCAGCCGCCACACGTTTGATCACGATGATGAAACTCCGCAGCCAGAATCGATCCTGA
- a CDS encoding phosphoenolpyruvate hydrolase family protein, with product MALHSRDDILQKLRAKVAAGKPIIGGGAGTGLSAKLSEAGGIDLLVIYNSGRFRMAGRGSLSGLMPYGDANGIVMDMAREVLPIVEHTPVLAGVCGTDPFRVMKLFLREVDRAGFSGVQNFPTVGLIDGTFRANLEETRMGFGLEVDMIRAARELNLLTTPYSFNPDEAAALAKAGADILIPHMGLTTKGSIGAQTALTLDESVARVQAMHDAAKRVNRDILVLCHGGPIAEPADAQYVLDRTEGVVGFYGASSMERLPVEPAITDRVREFTQLKFRTAK from the coding sequence ATGGCTCTCCACTCGCGCGACGACATTCTGCAAAAACTGCGCGCCAAGGTCGCAGCCGGCAAGCCGATCATCGGTGGCGGGGCCGGCACAGGCCTGAGCGCCAAGCTTTCCGAGGCCGGAGGCATCGACCTGCTGGTGATCTATAATTCCGGCCGCTTTCGCATGGCCGGGCGCGGCTCGCTTTCGGGCTTGATGCCCTACGGCGACGCCAATGGCATCGTGATGGACATGGCGCGCGAAGTATTGCCCATCGTCGAGCACACGCCGGTGCTGGCCGGCGTCTGCGGCACCGATCCGTTTCGCGTGATGAAACTCTTCCTGCGCGAAGTCGATCGCGCCGGTTTCTCAGGCGTGCAGAATTTTCCCACGGTCGGACTGATCGATGGCACATTCCGGGCTAATCTCGAAGAGACCCGCATGGGCTTTGGCTTGGAAGTGGACATGATCCGCGCCGCGCGCGAGCTGAATCTGCTCACCACGCCGTACTCGTTTAATCCCGACGAAGCCGCGGCACTGGCCAAGGCCGGCGCGGATATCCTAATTCCACACATGGGACTGACGACCAAGGGCTCGATCGGCGCGCAGACGGCGCTCACGCTTGACGAGTCGGTGGCGCGCGTGCAAGCCATGCACGACGCCGCAAAACGGGTGAACCGGGATATCCTCGTGCTGTGCCATGGTGGGCCCATCGCTGAACCGGCCGACGCCCAATATGTTCTCGACCGAACCGAAGGTGTCGTTGGGTTCTACGGCGCCAGCTCAATGGAACGCCTGCCGGTCGAACCAGCGATCACGGACCGGGTGCGAGAATTTACGCAGTTGAAGTTTCGCACTGCCAAGTAA